TGGCCATATTTGCCACCCGTTTCAAAGCGGGAAAGAAATATTGAACCAGCTGCGGCGGGAGAGCTATGACATGCTGGTTCTGGACTGGCAGGTCCCGGATCTGAGCGGGCCCGAGGTATTGCGCTGGGTAAGAGACAAGCTGCCGCGGACCATTCCGGTCCTGTTCATCACCAGCCGGTCCGGCGAAGATGACATCGTGGAAGGCCTGGCCGCCGGCGCCGATGACTACATGATCAAGCCGATCCGGCGCAGCGAACTGGTGGCCCGGGTGCAAGCCCTGCTGCGGCGCGCCTATCCGATCCAGAACACCAGCGAACAGATCGTTTTCAACGACTATTTGTTTGAAACCCGTTCGGGTCGCCTGACGCTGGCCGGCAAGCCAATCGAGATTACCCAGAAGGAATTCGACCTGGCCCTGTTGTTTTTTCGCAACCTCGGCCGCCCTCTCTCACGCGCATATATCCTAGAGGCAGTCTGGTCGCGCGATGTCGACATCCCGTCCCGTACCATGGATACACACGTATCCCGGGTAAGGAGTAAGTTACAATTACGACCAGAAAACGGCTATCGGCTCGCACCGGTTTATAGCTATGGGTATCGATTGGAACAATTAACAGGATAAGGCGCGTTGCGGTTGCGCTGATAGACAAATATGCGCAGCACATTCACCAAACTAGCTCTACTGGCGCTGTTGTCGGCGCCTTCCTCGCTGTTATTTGCCGCCCCGCCAGCGCTCGACCCGGCAGCACTCCAGGTGGACGCCGCCACCATTACCTACCGGGCGCAACTGGGCGACACCCTAAGCGTCATCGCTGACCAGCTCACCGGCAACAAGGGCAACTGGGTGCAGTTGGCGAAGCTCAACCGCATAGGCAACGACCGCACCATCCCGATCGGCACCGCCATCATCATCCCGGTAGCACTGCTGCCGGACGACCCCAGCTCGGCGCAAGTGGCAGCCATGTCCGGCTCGATCGACGCCACCGGCGCCGACGGCCGCCCGGTTGCTCTCGGCATCGGCACAACCCTGACCGAAGGCGCCATCATCAATACCGGCAGCAACAGCTTTCTGACGCTGAGCCTGCCCGACCAGTCGCATATCGCGATCCCGTCCAACAGCCAGGTGAAACTCAGCAAGCTGCGCAGCGCGCGGTATACCAAGAGTCCGCGCACCGAGATTACCTTGTTGAAGGGCCGGGTCGAATCCAAGGTCTCGCCGCTGGAAAAGAACAAAGGCCGCTTTGAAGTTCATTCGCCGCTGGCGGTGGCGGGCGTGCGCGGTACCGATTTCCGCGTCGACCTGGTCGGCGACAGGGTCTTGACCGAGGTTTTGAGCGGCGGCGTCGCTGTGGCGAAAAAGAACAAGCCGGCTGCCCTGACCCTGCGCGCAGGCCAGGGCAATATCACCAGCACCAAGGGCGTTGGCAAGGCAGTGGCGCTGCTGCCGCAACCAGAATTCACCAACAACCTGCCGCAGCTGCAGGAACGGCCGACAGTACGCTTTACCGTCAATCCAGTCAGCGGCGCCGGCGGCTATCGCGCGCAAGTCGCCACCGACGCCAGCCTCAGTAACGTCATCAGCGAAGCAGAGTCGGACAGCCCTGAAATCAAGATCAACGGACTGGAAGACGGCAAGTACTTCGTTCGCATCACCGCGCTGGACCAGGCCGGCTTGGAAGGCAAGCCGCTGATCGCTGCGTTTACCCTGAAGGCTCGGCCGGAACCGCCGATCTCGATCGAACCGAAAAACAAATCGCGCAGCGAAAACCTGATGTTCAGCTGGGCCGAGGTCGCCAATGCCCAGGCCTATCATCTGCAGGTAGCCAGCGATGCCGAGTTCAGCCACGTCATAATCGACGAAGCAGCATTAAGCGCAGCGCAGTTCAACGCCGGCAAACTGGCACTCGGCACCTACTACTGGCGCGTCGCGACCATTGCTGCAACCGCAGGCGGCCGCGACCAGGGGCCTTACGGCGACCAGCAAGGCTTCAGCCTGCTGCCTGCCTTGCAGATTCCAAAGATTGCCGACACGGTCGACGGCGACCTGTCGTTCCGCTGGACCGGCGAACCAGGGCAGAAGTTCGTGGTCGAAATCGGCCGCGACGCCGGCTTCTCCAGCCTGCTGCTGACGCAGGACACCGCGACGCCGGAAATCAATGTGCCGCGTCCGGCCAGCGGCACCTATTTCATCCACATCAAGGCGATCGATGCCGACGGCTACGTCAGCCCGTTTTCGCCGGCGCAAAAAGTGTATATCGGCAGCCGCTGGGTCACCAGCGACGGTTCGCCCTTGCTCAATGTCGGCGGCACTACCCAGGCCGGCTATTAAACCGGGGCCCGCCATGCAAGTTCTCGCGCAGCGTCCATGATCAAACAGGTGATTCCTCTCATCAAACGGGTGGCGTTTCGCCAATGGCTGGCGATTACCGTACTGATGCTGATCGTTGCCGGCAGCATGGGCTATGTGAATGGCCTGGGGCGGCTCGACACCACTCTGTATGACCAGTTCATGCGCGCCGACTCGCGACCGGCGCGCGACGACATCATCATCGTCGCCATCGACGACTACAGCATCAGCAAACTGGGACGCTGGCCATGGGAACGCAGCCTGCACGCAAAGCTGCTGAACCGCATCATGCACGCCAATCCGCTGGCGATCGGGCTCGATGTCATCATGCCGGAAGCGGAACAGGGGCAAACGCCAGGCCAGCGCGCCGACGACCGTGCGCTGACCAAGGCGCTGGCCGCCAGCAAGCTGACTGTGCTGCCGATTGTGGTCGCCAGCGCCGGGCCGGGCCTCAGGACCCTGTTACCGATTCCGGATTTTCTCAATGCCGCACGCAGTGTCGGTCACATCCATCCGGAACTCGATCGGGACGGCGTGGTACGTAGCGTCTTCTTGCAAGAAGGCCAGGATGGCAAGTGGTGGCCGCATTTTGCGGTAGCGCTGGCGGGCGTGGCCGGACAAAAGATCACCGATGCCGCCGGCAACTTGCCCGGCGCCCGCCTGGGTGCGATGCCGCCCGAGGTCGAACCGCACAAGGCGGACAGTTGGCAGCGCGACTACCAGATCCAGATCCCGTTCGCCGGCAGCACCGGCCATTTCCGCTCCGTGCCTTATGCATCGGTGTTGCGCGGCGACGTCCCCGATCAGTTTTTCACCGGTAAATATGTATTGATCGGCGCCACCGCGCTTGGCATGGCGGATACATTTCCCACGCCCGTCTCTGGCACCTCCGGCGTCATGCCGGGCATAGAAATCAATGCCAATATCCTGGCCGGCCTGCTTGACCACAAGACCATCAGCATTGCGCGTCCCTTGCAGACGGCGCTGTTCAGCATCATTCCAGTACTGATAGCGCTCTCCAGCTATCTGCTGTGGACGCCGCGCATCTCGCTGCTGATTACCGCCGCCCTGATGGTGCTGACCATGGCGGTCAGCTATTTCCTGCTGACGCTGGGGATATGGATCGCGCCGACCGCCGCCCTGATCGCGCTGGCGATTGCGCATCCGATATGGAACTGGATCCGCCTGGAATCGGCGATTTCCTATCTCGGGCAGGAATTCATGCTGCTCGACCAGGAGCCGCATCTGCTGCCGGAAGTGAACACCGAACGCGCCCCGCAGCAGGTGGAAGACTTGCTTGAGCAGCGCATCAACGCCATGCGCGTGGCGGCACGCCGGGTACGCGATTTGCGCCAGTTCATTTCCGACAGCGTCAACAGCCTGCCGGACGCCACCCTGATCACCACCATCGACGGCCATGTGCTGGTATCCAATCAGTTTGCGCGCGATTACTTCGCCGCCGCCGGCATCCGCAATATCGACGGCGCCCTGCTGCCTTACCTGTTCTCCAACATGAGCACGCCGCAGGCGACCAATACCTCGGCCAACCATACCTTCAGCTGGTGGGACCTGATCGATCTGGAACACGTTTCCACGCTCACCAGCGGCACCGCGGTGCAAGACCAGCAGGGACGCGACCTGCTGATCAAGAGCGGCCCCTGCCACTCGGCGCACCAAGTGCTGACCGGCTGGATCGTCAGCATTGTCGACATCACCATCATCCGCGCCGCCGAGCGCAGCCGCGATGAAACCCTGCGCTTCCTGTCGCACGACATGCGCGCGCCTCAGGCTTCGATCCTGGCCTTGCTGGAACTGCAAGGCAACGCCGCTTCAGCCTTGCCGCAAAAGGAATTTTTCGCGCGCCTGGAGCAAGCGGCCCGCAAGACCCTCGGGCTGGCCGACAATTTCGTGCAGCTGGCGCGCGCCGAATCGTCGGAATACCGGCTCGAAGAAGTGGATTTCCAGGATGTGCTGTACGACGCCGTCGATGAAATGTGGAGCTTGGCCAACAATAAGAAAATCGAGCTGATCACTGACATCGAGGGACCGGAGTTCCTGACCAATATCGACCGTTCGCTGATGGCGCGTGCGCTGTGCAACCTGATTTCCAACGCCATCAGCTACAGCCTGCCGGACACCCGGATTACCTGCACCCTGCGTCTGAAATACGTCAAATTGCTGCCGCAGGTGATATGCCGCATCAGCGACCAGGGCTTCGGCATTGCGCCGCACGACCAGGTCAAGCTGTTTCAGCGTTATCAAAGAGTCAGCGCCCCCGGCCAGCCACATTCCGACGGCACCGGCCTCGGCCTGGTATTCGTCAAAACCGTGGTCGAGCGCCATTTCGGCGAAATCTCGCTGGAAAGCACTTTAGGCGAAGGCAGTACATTTATTGTCATTTTGCCAGCTATCACCAACTAAGCGCGGCTGTATTACTGGCGGGCATAGCTGGTATTGGCCGCTTGGCGATTCGACACGGGCGACTAAGAGTATAATCAGGAGCTAACAATATTGTTGCTCGAATAAGCACCCTTCCCGTCCGTAACCGCCTCTATGCACCTGCTAACCGTCGGACTCAACCACACCACCGCGCCTGTTTCCCTGCGCGAAAAGGTGGCTTTCCCGGCTGACCAGATCGGTCAGGCGGTGATGGCGGCGCGCGCCTGGTTCAGCGGCGGCAACGACGTCAACATGTCGGACGAAGCGGCGATCCTGTCGACCTGCAACCGCACCGAGCTGTATGCCGCCGGCAACCTGCAGCACGGCGTCGACGCCGCCATCGATTCCACCGCGCATTTCCTGGCCCACTATCACCAGCTGCCCTACGCCGACCTGCGTC
The sequence above is a segment of the Collimonas sp. PA-H2 genome. Coding sequences within it:
- a CDS encoding response regulator transcription factor, with translation MRIAVLDDDPSQTDLVCQVLTSSGHICHPFQSGKEILNQLRRESYDMLVLDWQVPDLSGPEVLRWVRDKLPRTIPVLFITSRSGEDDIVEGLAAGADDYMIKPIRRSELVARVQALLRRAYPIQNTSEQIVFNDYLFETRSGRLTLAGKPIEITQKEFDLALLFFRNLGRPLSRAYILEAVWSRDVDIPSRTMDTHVSRVRSKLQLRPENGYRLAPVYSYGYRLEQLTG
- a CDS encoding FecR domain-containing protein, whose amino-acid sequence is MRSTFTKLALLALLSAPSSLLFAAPPALDPAALQVDAATITYRAQLGDTLSVIADQLTGNKGNWVQLAKLNRIGNDRTIPIGTAIIIPVALLPDDPSSAQVAAMSGSIDATGADGRPVALGIGTTLTEGAIINTGSNSFLTLSLPDQSHIAIPSNSQVKLSKLRSARYTKSPRTEITLLKGRVESKVSPLEKNKGRFEVHSPLAVAGVRGTDFRVDLVGDRVLTEVLSGGVAVAKKNKPAALTLRAGQGNITSTKGVGKAVALLPQPEFTNNLPQLQERPTVRFTVNPVSGAGGYRAQVATDASLSNVISEAESDSPEIKINGLEDGKYFVRITALDQAGLEGKPLIAAFTLKARPEPPISIEPKNKSRSENLMFSWAEVANAQAYHLQVASDAEFSHVIIDEAALSAAQFNAGKLALGTYYWRVATIAATAGGRDQGPYGDQQGFSLLPALQIPKIADTVDGDLSFRWTGEPGQKFVVEIGRDAGFSSLLLTQDTATPEINVPRPASGTYFIHIKAIDADGYVSPFSPAQKVYIGSRWVTSDGSPLLNVGGTTQAGY
- a CDS encoding CHASE2 domain-containing protein, coding for MIKQVIPLIKRVAFRQWLAITVLMLIVAGSMGYVNGLGRLDTTLYDQFMRADSRPARDDIIIVAIDDYSISKLGRWPWERSLHAKLLNRIMHANPLAIGLDVIMPEAEQGQTPGQRADDRALTKALAASKLTVLPIVVASAGPGLRTLLPIPDFLNAARSVGHIHPELDRDGVVRSVFLQEGQDGKWWPHFAVALAGVAGQKITDAAGNLPGARLGAMPPEVEPHKADSWQRDYQIQIPFAGSTGHFRSVPYASVLRGDVPDQFFTGKYVLIGATALGMADTFPTPVSGTSGVMPGIEINANILAGLLDHKTISIARPLQTALFSIIPVLIALSSYLLWTPRISLLITAALMVLTMAVSYFLLTLGIWIAPTAALIALAIAHPIWNWIRLESAISYLGQEFMLLDQEPHLLPEVNTERAPQQVEDLLEQRINAMRVAARRVRDLRQFISDSVNSLPDATLITTIDGHVLVSNQFARDYFAAAGIRNIDGALLPYLFSNMSTPQATNTSANHTFSWWDLIDLEHVSTLTSGTAVQDQQGRDLLIKSGPCHSAHQVLTGWIVSIVDITIIRAAERSRDETLRFLSHDMRAPQASILALLELQGNAASALPQKEFFARLEQAARKTLGLADNFVQLARAESSEYRLEEVDFQDVLYDAVDEMWSLANNKKIELITDIEGPEFLTNIDRSLMARALCNLISNAISYSLPDTRITCTLRLKYVKLLPQVICRISDQGFGIAPHDQVKLFQRYQRVSAPGQPHSDGTGLGLVFVKTVVERHFGEISLESTLGEGSTFIVILPAITN